One window of the Prochlorococcus marinus CUG1438 genome contains the following:
- the glpX gene encoding class II fructose-bisphosphatase, producing the protein MNQTLIQEILEVVEQAAIASAKLTGLGQKDEADAAAVEAMRLRMGKIEMKGKIVIGEGERDEAPMLYIGEEVGSGSGPGVDFAVDPCEGTNLCANNQRGSMAVLAASDTGGLFNAPDFYMNKLAAPPAAKGKVDIRNSATENLKILSDCLNLSIDELTVVVMDRTRHKDLIKEIRGCGAKVQPISDGDVQAAIACGFAGTGTHCLMGIGAAPEGVISAAAMRALGGHFQGQLVYDPAIAQTSEWADYTKEGNINRLNEMGITDIDKIYEANELASGENVVFAGSGITDGLLFNGVKFERDCVRTSSLVISTLDSTARFTNTVHIKDGAKSISL; encoded by the coding sequence GTGAATCAAACATTAATTCAAGAAATTCTCGAAGTTGTAGAGCAAGCTGCAATTGCCTCAGCAAAACTAACAGGACTAGGTCAAAAAGATGAAGCTGATGCTGCGGCCGTCGAAGCAATGAGATTGCGAATGGGCAAAATTGAAATGAAAGGCAAAATAGTTATTGGAGAAGGTGAAAGAGATGAAGCACCTATGCTTTACATAGGAGAAGAAGTAGGTAGTGGAAGTGGTCCAGGGGTTGACTTTGCTGTAGATCCTTGTGAAGGAACTAATCTTTGTGCTAATAATCAAAGAGGATCTATGGCGGTTTTAGCCGCCTCAGATACTGGCGGTCTTTTTAACGCACCTGATTTTTATATGAACAAATTAGCGGCTCCTCCCGCTGCTAAAGGAAAAGTAGATATTAGAAATTCAGCTACTGAAAACTTGAAGATTCTAAGTGATTGCTTGAATCTTTCCATTGATGAGCTTACTGTTGTTGTAATGGATAGAACCAGACATAAAGATTTAATTAAAGAGATTCGAGGATGTGGAGCAAAAGTACAACCAATTTCTGATGGAGATGTTCAGGCTGCCATTGCATGCGGTTTTGCGGGGACTGGGACACATTGCTTGATGGGTATTGGTGCGGCTCCAGAAGGTGTTATTTCTGCTGCTGCAATGAGGGCTCTTGGTGGACACTTTCAAGGACAACTAGTTTATGATCCAGCAATCGCTCAAACTTCTGAGTGGGCTGATTACACAAAAGAAGGAAATATAAATCGTCTAAATGAAATGGGAATAACCGATATAGATAAGATTTATGAAGCTAATGAATTGGCATCAGGAGAAAATGTTGTTTTTGCTGGTAGTGGAATAACTGATGGATTATTATTTAACGGTGTTAAATTTGAAAGGGATTGTGTTAGAACAAGCAGTCTAGTAATAAGTACATTAGATAGTACTGCAAGATTTACAAATACTGTCCATATAAAAGATGGTGCTAAGAGTATCAGCCTTTAA
- a CDS encoding coat-like protein, whose amino-acid sequence MLFENPPKNIESLIAKSADLTNKPFVHSVVKINGEYEFEDEDIDLTVNILCRDKEGKRLEIYDLELELFKSNKDLVLVISKLNFPDAPILWCGVKTLWMDSNNGKKCDSPKYSARLENLANRIKSFID is encoded by the coding sequence GTGTTATTTGAAAATCCACCAAAAAATATAGAGAGCTTAATCGCTAAGTCAGCAGATCTAACAAATAAACCTTTTGTTCATTCTGTAGTAAAAATAAATGGTGAATACGAATTTGAAGATGAAGATATTGATTTAACAGTTAATATCTTATGTCGAGATAAAGAAGGTAAAAGATTAGAAATTTATGATCTTGAATTAGAACTTTTTAAATCAAATAAAGATTTGGTTTTAGTAATCTCTAAGCTTAACTTCCCTGATGCACCAATATTATGGTGTGGAGTTAAAACATTATGGATGGATAGCAATAATGGGAAAAAATGCGACTCACCAAAATATAGCGCTAGATTGGAAAATTTAGCAAATAGGATAAAAAGTTTTATTGATTAA
- a CDS encoding CIA30 family protein, whose product MSKKKFLFQKKEFDGWKTLNDTVMGGSSSAFCEISNSGLILKGNIVEKAGGFVSCRSSIYKPSLNVSEYSSFELNIDGQGRTFKFAVACEDDLLGLTEFIPGGLRWIKSFPTKKFGTTNVQIPFSELKPSVRANKVRFPFKFKPSKIKRLQLLHSKFGDDGLLNNEFKQGSIKVLIKSISVI is encoded by the coding sequence ATGAGTAAGAAAAAATTTTTATTCCAAAAAAAGGAGTTTGATGGTTGGAAAACATTAAATGATACTGTTATGGGCGGATCAAGTTCAGCTTTTTGTGAAATTTCAAATTCGGGTTTGATATTAAAGGGTAATATTGTCGAGAAAGCAGGAGGATTTGTTAGTTGTAGATCGTCTATATATAAACCTTCTTTAAATGTATCTGAGTATTCATCCTTTGAATTAAATATTGATGGACAAGGAAGAACTTTTAAATTTGCTGTTGCTTGTGAAGATGATCTACTAGGACTAACCGAATTTATTCCGGGTGGACTTAGATGGATTAAATCATTCCCAACAAAGAAATTCGGGACAACAAATGTTCAAATTCCTTTTAGTGAGTTAAAACCTTCAGTAAGAGCTAATAAAGTACGTTTCCCATTTAAATTCAAGCCATCTAAAATTAAAAGATTGCAACTACTACACTCTAAGTTCGGTGATGATGGATTACTTAATAATGAGTTTAAACAGGGTTCAATAAAAGTTTTAATTAAATCAATAAGTGTTATTTGA
- a CDS encoding pentapeptide repeat-containing protein — protein MIKSIVFPSLKNALITLLFVGILFFNSVNSAWAKRPPEIRNQQDLNLEPDMHGQDLSGNEYVKFDLNGFNFSQSNLEGAVFNNSKLHNSKFTGANLRDALAYATDFTDADLSDVNFTNALLMESNFEGAKIDGADFTDAVLSRTQQKQLCEIAKGTNSSTGESTEYSLGC, from the coding sequence ATGATTAAATCAATTGTTTTTCCCTCACTAAAGAATGCATTAATTACTTTGTTATTCGTGGGGATTTTATTTTTTAATTCTGTAAATTCTGCATGGGCTAAAAGACCTCCTGAGATTAGAAACCAGCAAGACCTTAATTTAGAGCCAGATATGCATGGTCAAGACTTAAGCGGTAACGAATATGTTAAGTTTGATTTGAATGGGTTTAATTTCAGTCAAAGTAATTTAGAAGGGGCGGTGTTCAATAATAGTAAATTGCATAACTCAAAGTTTACTGGAGCAAATTTAAGAGATGCACTAGCTTATGCAACAGACTTTACAGATGCTGATCTTTCGGATGTTAATTTTACTAATGCTTTATTAATGGAGAGTAATTTTGAAGGTGCAAAAATAGATGGTGCAGATTTTACTGATGCTGTTCTTAGTCGTACACAACAAAAACAATTATGTGAGATTGCTAAGGGCACAAATAGTTCTACAGGAGAGAGTACAGAATATAGCTTAGGTTGTTAA
- the gndA gene encoding NADP-dependent phosphogluconate dehydrogenase: MSKAHFGLIGLGVMGENLVLNAERNGFSSVVFNRTFSKTEEFLQGRGLGKNIEGAETLQEFVNKLERPRRILMMVKAGPATDAVIDNISGYLEEGDLLIDGGNSQFKDTERRVNTLESKSFGYIGMGVSGGAKGALEGPSMMPGGTKASYDAIESLLTKMAAKVEDGPCVAYVGPGGSGHFVKTVHNGIEYGIEQILAEAYDLMKRVKGMNGQQMSEVFGIWNNTDELASYLVEITEICLNTKDEITGDDVVEKILDKAGQKGTGLWTVVSALELGVSVPTIYASLNARVMSSLKEQRSEIEKTIPSKEIEDFDLGNISDGMKPLFDAVVLSTIASYAQGMDILREASAVYNYGLNMPSIAQIWKGGCIIRSKLLSKIQDAYNKDPNLKNLIFDDWFNNDIASRLDNLAKVVSLSTKAGIPVPCLSSTLDYLNSYRTNRLPQNLVQAMRDCFGSHTYERIDKEGSFHTEWMK, translated from the coding sequence ATGTCCAAGGCACATTTCGGTTTAATAGGTCTTGGTGTTATGGGCGAAAATTTAGTTCTTAACGCAGAGAGAAATGGATTTTCTAGTGTAGTTTTTAATAGAACGTTCTCAAAAACTGAAGAATTTTTGCAAGGTCGCGGTCTTGGAAAAAATATAGAGGGAGCTGAAACTCTTCAAGAATTTGTTAACAAGCTCGAGAGACCTAGAAGAATTCTAATGATGGTAAAAGCTGGACCCGCAACAGATGCAGTGATAGACAATATTTCTGGATATCTTGAGGAAGGAGATTTATTAATAGATGGTGGTAATTCTCAATTTAAAGATACAGAAAGAAGGGTAAATACCCTTGAAAGTAAAAGTTTTGGATACATAGGAATGGGAGTCTCAGGTGGCGCCAAAGGTGCTCTTGAGGGCCCAAGTATGATGCCTGGGGGTACTAAGGCTTCATATGATGCAATAGAAAGCTTATTAACTAAGATGGCGGCCAAAGTTGAAGACGGCCCATGCGTAGCATATGTTGGGCCAGGAGGCTCAGGTCATTTTGTAAAAACTGTTCATAACGGAATCGAATATGGAATTGAACAAATACTTGCAGAAGCTTATGACCTTATGAAGAGAGTTAAAGGTATGAATGGACAGCAGATGTCAGAGGTATTTGGTATTTGGAATAATACTGATGAATTAGCTTCTTATCTTGTCGAGATAACAGAGATTTGTCTAAATACAAAAGATGAGATAACTGGAGATGATGTTGTAGAAAAAATATTAGATAAAGCTGGCCAGAAAGGTACTGGTTTATGGACTGTTGTAAGTGCTCTAGAACTGGGGGTATCAGTCCCAACTATTTATGCATCTTTAAATGCCAGAGTAATGAGTTCTTTAAAAGAGCAACGTAGTGAGATTGAAAAAACTATTCCATCTAAAGAGATAGAGGATTTTGATTTAGGAAATATATCAGATGGAATGAAACCTTTATTTGATGCTGTAGTCCTTTCCACCATCGCTAGCTATGCCCAAGGTATGGATATTTTAAGAGAAGCATCTGCAGTATATAACTATGGTTTGAATATGCCGTCAATTGCTCAAATATGGAAAGGTGGCTGCATAATTAGATCAAAATTATTAAGTAAAATTCAAGATGCTTATAATAAAGACCCTAATCTAAAAAATTTAATTTTTGATGATTGGTTCAATAATGATATTGCGAGTAGATTAGATAACTTAGCTAAAGTAGTCTCTTTATCTACAAAAGCTGGTATACCAGTACCATGCCTATCCAGTACTTTAGATTACTTGAATAGTTATAGAACCAATAGACTTCCCCAGAATCTTGTTCAGGCTATGAGGGACTGTTTTGGATCTCATACTTATGAAAGAATTGATAAGGAAGGTAGTTTTCATACTGAATGGATGAAATGA
- a CDS encoding glutamyl-tRNA reductase — protein sequence MHIVVVGLSHRTAPVEVREKLSIPDQSITQSLEALKAFSDVLEVSILSTCNRLEIYALVKDKNTGISSIKEFISEYSGIIFEDLNPHLFCFRQEDAVLHLMKVSAGLDSLVLGEGQILSQVKKMMRLGQENQSTGPILNRLLTQSVSTGKKVRSETNLGTGAVSISSAAVELAQLKIGQEKGVDTLVSLESEKVLVVGAGRMSRLLITHLKSKGCHKLILVNRNIDRASNLAADFPDIEIVCKGLKELDNNISISTLVFTSTASEEPIIDLARIEKLNLSNKLKFIDIGVPRNISNDVKQHQSVKSFDVDDLQEVVSRNQEFRQKIAKEAELLVEEERIIFLEWWASLEAVPVINKLRSDLELIRKEELQKALSRMGPDFSARERKVVEALTKGIINKILHTPVTKLRSPQSREERQASLKIVEKLFSLVDEDKNS from the coding sequence ATGCATATCGTTGTCGTCGGACTAAGTCATCGCACGGCACCCGTTGAAGTGCGTGAGAAGTTAAGTATTCCTGACCAATCCATAACACAATCATTGGAAGCATTAAAAGCTTTTTCTGATGTTTTAGAGGTTTCAATTTTAAGTACTTGTAATAGGTTAGAAATATATGCGCTAGTAAAAGATAAAAATACTGGTATTTCATCAATTAAAGAATTTATATCAGAATATTCCGGAATTATTTTTGAAGATTTAAATCCTCATCTTTTTTGCTTTAGACAAGAAGATGCAGTTTTGCATTTAATGAAAGTTTCTGCAGGACTAGATAGTCTCGTTTTAGGCGAAGGTCAAATCCTTTCTCAGGTAAAAAAAATGATGAGATTAGGTCAAGAGAATCAATCTACTGGGCCTATTCTTAATAGACTGTTAACCCAATCTGTTAGTACAGGTAAAAAAGTTAGATCTGAAACAAATTTAGGCACTGGAGCTGTATCAATCAGTTCAGCAGCGGTAGAACTCGCTCAATTAAAAATTGGACAAGAAAAGGGTGTTGATACTCTTGTGAGTTTGGAATCAGAGAAAGTTCTTGTAGTTGGCGCTGGACGAATGAGTAGGCTTTTAATTACTCATCTGAAATCAAAAGGATGTCATAAACTTATCCTAGTTAATAGAAATATTGATAGAGCATCAAATCTTGCTGCTGATTTCCCAGACATAGAAATTGTTTGTAAAGGTTTAAAAGAATTAGATAACAATATATCAATATCTACTCTTGTTTTCACTAGTACAGCCTCAGAAGAACCAATAATTGATCTTGCTAGAATTGAAAAATTAAATTTAAGTAATAAACTTAAATTTATTGATATTGGCGTACCAAGGAATATATCTAATGATGTTAAACAACATCAATCTGTAAAATCATTTGATGTTGATGACCTTCAAGAGGTCGTTTCAAGAAATCAAGAATTTAGACAGAAAATAGCAAAGGAAGCCGAATTATTAGTAGAAGAAGAAAGAATCATTTTTTTAGAATGGTGGGCAAGTTTAGAGGCAGTTCCAGTAATTAATAAACTTAGATCAGATTTGGAGTTAATTAGAAAAGAGGAATTACAAAAAGCTCTTAGTAGGATGGGACCAGATTTTTCTGCTAGAGAGAGAAAAGTTGTAGAAGCTCTAACTAAAGGAATCATCAATAAAATACTTCACACACCTGTTACTAAGTTGAGAAGCCCTCAATCAAGAGAAGAAAGACAAGCTTCTTTAAAAATCGTTGAAAAATTGTTTTCTTTGGTTGATGAAGATAAAAATAGTTAA
- the ilvD gene encoding dihydroxy-acid dehydratase, whose translation MNKLRSSAITQGVQRSPNRSMLRAVGFNDEDFNKPIIGVANGYSTITPCNMGLNKLALKAEESIKRSGGMPQIFGTITVSDGISMGTEGMKYSLVSREVIADSIETACNAQSMDGVLAIGGCDKNMPGAMIAIARMNIPSIFIYGGTIKPGKLHGEDLTVVSAFEAVGQLTSGKINEERLIQVEKNCIPGAGSCGGMFTANTMSAVIEVLGLSLPHSSTMAAEDLEKELSADKSAEILVSAIEKDIRPLDLMTKKAFENAISVIMAIGGSTNAVLHILAIANTAGIDININDFERIRQKVPVICDLKPSGKYVTVDLHKAGGIPQVMKILLNAGLIHGDCKNIEGKTISEYLQNIPDKPPTNQNVIRDIDDPLYKKGHLAILKGNLASEGSVAKISGVKNPVLTGPAKIFESEEDCLKSILNNDIKAGDVVVIRNEGPVGGPGMREMLAPTSAIVGQGLGEKVALITDGRFSGGTYGLVVGHIAPEAAVGGNIALIKQGDLITVDAVKQLIEVHLSDEELEKRKKDWVKPIQKYKRGILSKYSRIVSSSSLGAVTDL comes from the coding sequence ATGAATAAACTAAGATCATCTGCAATAACCCAAGGTGTGCAAAGATCCCCCAACAGATCGATGTTAAGAGCTGTTGGATTTAATGATGAAGATTTTAATAAACCTATTATTGGAGTTGCAAATGGATACAGCACCATAACACCATGCAATATGGGTTTAAATAAGTTAGCTCTAAAAGCTGAAGAGTCAATAAAAAGATCAGGTGGGATGCCTCAGATTTTTGGGACTATAACAGTAAGTGATGGGATTTCTATGGGAACAGAGGGCATGAAATATTCCCTAGTTTCAAGAGAAGTTATTGCTGATTCAATTGAAACAGCATGCAACGCTCAGAGTATGGATGGAGTACTTGCTATAGGTGGATGTGATAAAAATATGCCGGGTGCCATGATTGCGATTGCGAGAATGAATATTCCTTCAATTTTCATTTATGGAGGGACAATAAAGCCTGGGAAATTGCATGGAGAAGATCTTACTGTTGTTAGTGCATTTGAAGCTGTTGGACAATTAACATCAGGCAAAATTAATGAAGAAAGGCTAATCCAAGTTGAGAAAAATTGTATTCCTGGTGCTGGTAGCTGTGGAGGAATGTTTACAGCTAATACAATGTCTGCGGTTATTGAAGTATTAGGGTTAAGTCTTCCTCACAGTTCCACTATGGCTGCTGAAGATCTTGAAAAAGAACTCAGTGCAGATAAAAGTGCTGAGATATTAGTCTCTGCAATAGAAAAAGATATAAGACCTCTAGACCTAATGACAAAGAAAGCATTTGAAAATGCAATATCAGTAATTATGGCAATTGGCGGATCAACAAATGCGGTATTGCACATCTTAGCTATTGCGAATACTGCAGGAATAGATATCAACATTAATGATTTTGAGAGAATCAGACAGAAAGTGCCCGTTATTTGTGACCTTAAACCGAGCGGTAAATATGTGACTGTGGATCTTCATAAGGCAGGTGGGATTCCACAAGTAATGAAAATACTTTTGAATGCAGGATTAATTCATGGCGATTGCAAAAACATTGAAGGCAAAACCATCTCAGAATACTTACAGAATATTCCAGATAAGCCTCCAACAAATCAAAATGTCATAAGAGACATAGATGATCCTCTTTATAAAAAAGGACATCTAGCGATATTAAAAGGTAACTTAGCGAGCGAAGGTTCTGTAGCCAAAATTAGCGGAGTAAAAAACCCTGTATTAACAGGTCCTGCAAAGATTTTTGAAAGTGAAGAGGATTGTTTAAAATCGATATTAAATAACGATATAAAAGCTGGTGATGTTGTTGTTATTAGAAACGAAGGTCCTGTAGGAGGTCCAGGCATGAGAGAAATGTTAGCACCAACATCTGCGATTGTTGGTCAAGGGCTAGGAGAGAAGGTGGCTTTAATTACCGATGGCAGATTTAGCGGTGGTACATATGGTCTTGTTGTGGGTCACATAGCTCCAGAGGCTGCTGTAGGAGGAAATATTGCTCTAATAAAACAAGGAGATTTAATTACAGTAGATGCTGTAAAACAACTAATTGAAGTTCATTTATCTGACGAAGAATTAGAAAAAAGAAAAAAAGATTGGGTAAAACCTATTCAAAAATACAAAAGAGGAATTCTTTCAAAATATTCGAGAATCGTAAGTTCATCAAGTTTAGGGGCTGTTACTGATTTATAA
- a CDS encoding glucose-1-phosphate adenylyltransferase: MKRVLAIILGGGKGSRLYPLTKMRAKPAVPLAGKYRLIDIPISNCINSGIEKMYVLTQFNSASLNRHIGRTYNLNGPFGQGFVEVLAAQQTPDSPKWFEGTADAVRKYQWLFQEWDVDEYLILSGDQLYRMDYSLFVQHHRDNGADLTVAALPVDEAQAEGFGLMRTDDLGNIKEFSEKPTGEKLKAMAVDTSKFGLTKESAAEKPYLASMGIYVFSRNTLFDLLNKFPNYTDFGKDIIPEALKRGDTLKSYVFDDYWEDIGTIGAFFESNLALTEQPKPPFSFYDEKFPIYTRPRFLPPSKLVDAQITNSIVCEGTILKSCSILHCVLGVRSRIESDSVLEDTLVMGADFFESPEERIELRKGGGTPLGVGEGTTVKRAILDKNTRIGDNVVIINKDRVEEADKPELGFYIRNGIVVVVKNATIANGTVI; encoded by the coding sequence ATGAAGCGTGTGTTGGCCATCATCCTCGGAGGAGGAAAAGGTTCTAGACTTTACCCTCTAACAAAAATGAGGGCTAAACCTGCTGTTCCATTGGCAGGAAAGTATCGTTTAATAGATATTCCAATTAGTAACTGTATTAATTCAGGCATAGAAAAAATGTACGTATTGACTCAGTTCAATAGTGCATCTCTAAATAGACATATAGGAAGAACGTATAATTTAAATGGCCCTTTTGGTCAAGGATTTGTGGAGGTTTTAGCCGCGCAACAGACTCCTGACAGCCCGAAGTGGTTCGAAGGTACTGCTGATGCTGTAAGAAAATACCAATGGTTATTTCAAGAATGGGATGTTGATGAGTATTTAATATTGTCTGGTGATCAATTGTATAGGATGGATTACAGTTTATTTGTTCAGCATCATAGAGATAACGGAGCGGATTTAACTGTTGCAGCATTACCTGTTGATGAAGCTCAAGCAGAAGGTTTTGGCCTAATGAGAACAGATGATTTAGGGAATATTAAAGAATTCAGTGAAAAGCCTACTGGAGAGAAGCTGAAGGCAATGGCAGTGGACACCTCAAAATTTGGATTGACAAAGGAATCGGCTGCAGAAAAACCATATCTTGCCTCAATGGGGATTTACGTTTTTAGTAGAAATACTCTTTTTGATCTTTTAAACAAATTTCCAAATTATACAGATTTTGGTAAAGACATAATTCCTGAAGCTCTAAAAAGGGGGGATACTCTTAAGAGTTATGTCTTCGATGATTATTGGGAAGATATTGGAACGATTGGAGCTTTCTTTGAATCAAACTTGGCATTAACAGAGCAACCAAAACCTCCATTCAGTTTTTATGATGAAAAATTTCCAATTTATACAAGACCTAGATTTCTTCCTCCTTCTAAACTAGTAGATGCTCAGATTACTAATTCAATAGTCTGTGAAGGTACAATCTTGAAGTCATGTAGTATTTTACATTGTGTTTTAGGTGTAAGAAGTAGAATTGAAAGTGATTCTGTTCTTGAAGATACTTTGGTAATGGGTGCAGATTTCTTTGAATCGCCTGAAGAGAGGATTGAATTAAGAAAAGGAGGTGGAACACCCCTTGGAGTAGGTGAAGGAACTACTGTAAAAAGAGCAATACTTGATAAGAATACGAGGATTGGTGATAATGTTGTGATAATTAATAAAGATCGAGTAGAAGAAGCAGATAAGCCAGAATTAGGCTTCTATATAAGAAACGGGATTGTCGTAGTAGTTAAAAATGCAACTATTGCAAACGGAACTGTTATTTAA
- a CDS encoding GTP-binding protein, whose translation MKKKIPVIVVSGFLGSGKTTFLRYLLKESNKKYGLIINEFGDVGIDGDLIKSCDKCDESEEDCVIELNNGCLCCTVQDDFVPSIKALLEFNPPIESIVIETSGLALPIPLIQALNWPEIRSSIYLDVVVGIVNGESMLNGSPINDLNKITKQYNDTDRIDHNASIEELFEEQLEVSDIVLVSRSDILNDHQFDFVKNKIQGSLNSSTPVLKSKNGKIDLNYIFDSNFKKETYKEFLTEEHDHNHAELVSDSIKSNYFLEKNEFEKEMSKILAELNILRIKGRIWIPNKSLPLQIQIVGKKINTWFEEAPDNCWRPSDNAGLELVIISFDEKSIKTFNEKIKEKFKILSEPNIAI comes from the coding sequence ATGAAAAAAAAAATTCCAGTTATTGTTGTTTCGGGATTTCTTGGTTCAGGTAAAACAACTTTTCTAAGATATCTATTAAAAGAGAGTAATAAAAAATATGGTTTAATAATCAATGAATTTGGGGATGTTGGAATTGACGGTGATTTGATTAAAAGTTGTGATAAATGTGATGAATCTGAAGAAGACTGCGTTATCGAATTAAACAATGGATGTTTATGTTGTACTGTTCAAGATGATTTTGTTCCATCAATAAAAGCTCTCCTAGAATTTAATCCACCTATCGAATCAATAGTTATCGAAACGAGTGGCTTGGCACTACCAATTCCCTTAATTCAAGCACTTAACTGGCCTGAGATTAGGTCTTCCATATATCTTGATGTAGTTGTTGGCATCGTTAATGGAGAATCAATGCTTAATGGTTCACCAATTAATGATTTAAATAAAATAACAAAACAATATAATGATACAGATAGAATTGATCACAACGCCTCTATTGAAGAACTTTTTGAGGAACAACTTGAAGTTTCTGATATCGTTTTAGTCTCTAGATCAGATATCTTAAATGATCATCAGTTTGATTTTGTAAAAAATAAAATCCAGGGAAGTCTAAACTCATCTACACCAGTCCTTAAATCCAAGAATGGCAAAATTGATTTAAATTATATATTTGATTCTAATTTTAAAAAAGAGACTTATAAAGAATTTTTAACTGAAGAACATGACCATAATCATGCAGAGCTTGTATCAGATTCAATTAAATCAAATTATTTCCTTGAAAAAAATGAATTTGAAAAAGAGATGTCAAAAATCTTGGCTGAATTAAACATTCTTCGAATAAAAGGACGTATTTGGATACCAAATAAATCATTGCCTTTACAAATACAAATTGTTGGAAAGAAAATTAATACTTGGTTTGAAGAAGCTCCAGATAATTGTTGGAGACCAAGTGATAATGCTGGGCTTGAATTAGTAATAATTTCCTTTGATGAAAAATCTATAAAAACTTTTAATGAAAAAATTAAAGAGAAATTTAAGATTTTAAGTGAACCAAACATAGCAATTTGA
- a CDS encoding uracil phosphoribosyltransferase: MAMSLKVIVPPHPLIKHWLSILREKNTPNILYSTGYEQLGKWLTYEALRNWLPYKKEIVNTDNGDADGFFINNDYPIKVLAMLPEGLSLWFGSKEVIPNSTLSLGELPKTIESNEGVIFYSEQITTKSATLETLIKLKELGVDSNRILLITAICSNKGLNEIAKILPNQVIYTSCIDEEDEKTQQLLPGIGNPLSRLSTIFQDKN; the protein is encoded by the coding sequence ATGGCAATGTCACTAAAGGTTATTGTTCCTCCTCATCCATTAATAAAACATTGGCTTTCAATATTGCGAGAAAAAAATACTCCAAATATTTTGTACTCAACAGGATATGAGCAATTAGGGAAATGGCTTACATATGAAGCATTACGTAATTGGCTCCCATATAAAAAAGAAATAGTAAATACTGATAATGGAGACGCAGATGGATTTTTTATTAATAATGATTATCCAATAAAAGTGCTCGCAATGTTGCCCGAAGGGTTATCTCTTTGGTTTGGATCTAAAGAAGTAATTCCTAATTCAACCCTCTCATTAGGAGAACTTCCTAAAACTATTGAATCAAATGAAGGAGTTATATTTTATTCAGAACAAATAACAACAAAATCAGCAACATTAGAAACTTTAATTAAATTAAAGGAATTAGGTGTTGATTCAAATAGGATTCTTTTAATAACTGCTATTTGCTCAAATAAAGGGTTAAATGAAATTGCGAAAATACTCCCTAATCAGGTAATTTACACTTCTTGCATAGATGAGGAAGACGAAAAAACACAACAATTACTACCGGGTATTGGGAATCCTCTATCGCGTTTAAGTACTATATTTCAAGATAAGAACTAA
- the pgl gene encoding 6-phosphogluconolactonase, producing MDEMIEKVKNGYTINIYKDKLELSTAVFKFIESQIIRNLKNKERFKFCVSGGSTPKAVYKLLSNSDLRWDMVDVFLGDERCVDPNSELSNTLMLKNTLLTNFGSKAFFYEIFNNLNADDETIKNQFISKLFEKCGSNHPSFDLTLLGLGDDGHTASLFPYQKNNNLDDFVIFNEGKGLKRISLTPKVLSASSKIVFLVSGASKRIALERLLDEKEPPDRTPSKLIKSINQISIFCDQESAKELEI from the coding sequence ATGGATGAAATGATTGAAAAGGTCAAAAATGGATACACCATAAATATATACAAAGACAAATTAGAACTATCAACAGCTGTTTTTAAGTTTATTGAGAGTCAAATTATTCGTAATTTAAAAAATAAAGAAAGGTTCAAATTTTGTGTAAGTGGAGGCTCAACTCCTAAAGCCGTCTACAAGCTCTTATCTAATAGTGATCTTAGATGGGATATGGTTGATGTCTTTTTAGGAGATGAAAGATGTGTTGATCCAAATTCAGAATTAAGTAATACGTTGATGTTGAAAAATACATTGTTAACTAATTTTGGATCTAAAGCTTTTTTTTATGAAATTTTCAATAATTTAAATGCTGATGATGAAACGATAAAAAATCAATTTATTTCTAAATTATTTGAAAAATGTGGATCAAACCACCCCTCCTTTGATTTAACTTTATTAGGTCTTGGAGACGATGGTCATACAGCTTCACTATTCCCTTATCAAAAAAATAATAATCTAGATGATTTCGTGATTTTTAATGAGGGTAAAGGATTAAAAAGAATTTCATTAACTCCTAAGGTCCTTTCAGCCTCATCAAAGATAGTATTTTTAGTTAGTGGAGCTTCTAAAAGAATTGCTCTTGAGAGGTTATTAGATGAAAAAGAGCCACCAGATAGAACACCATCAAAATTAATAAAATCTATTAATCAAATTTCAATATTTTGTGATCAGGAATCAGCAAAAGAATTAGAAATTTAG